One genomic window of Eggerthella timonensis includes the following:
- a CDS encoding TorD/DmsD family molecular chaperone has translation MEERDIEALGMRLANRAYLYRIFHIVFGAEPSKEELSVLGSNETIDAMEYLADDCRSEPLLDAVRLFASFADRAQDGGCVESMRSDFTKLFLVPGASYVRPWESPYIGKEEMLFQESTLDVRHRYAEYGFIAVEFGHFPEDHLSMMLDFLACLSTRAFDAFGEGRDDEARRILSSQKDFVESHLLNWLDRFHEALCEKDEAGVYRRFAAALHAFLVLDREFVERTLASLDEMGRGR, from the coding sequence ATGGAAGAACGGGACATCGAGGCGTTGGGAATGCGCCTTGCGAACAGGGCGTATCTGTATAGGATTTTCCACATCGTATTCGGTGCCGAGCCGAGCAAAGAAGAGCTTTCCGTTCTCGGTTCGAACGAGACGATCGATGCGATGGAGTACCTTGCGGACGACTGCCGTTCCGAGCCGCTGCTTGACGCCGTGCGTTTGTTCGCTTCGTTTGCGGACAGGGCTCAAGATGGCGGCTGCGTTGAGTCTATGAGGTCCGATTTCACGAAACTGTTCCTCGTTCCCGGCGCATCGTACGTGCGTCCATGGGAGTCTCCCTATATCGGCAAAGAGGAGATGCTGTTCCAAGAGAGCACGCTCGACGTTCGCCATCGCTATGCGGAATACGGCTTCATTGCCGTGGAATTCGGCCATTTTCCCGAAGACCATCTGTCAATGATGCTCGATTTCCTTGCCTGTCTCAGCACGCGCGCGTTCGATGCGTTCGGAGAGGGAAGGGACGATGAGGCGCGGCGCATCCTTTCGTCTCAGAAGGACTTCGTGGAATCGCACCTGTTGAACTGGCTTGACAGGTTCCACGAAGCGTTGTGCGAGAAGGACGAGGCGGGCGTTTATCGCCGGTTTGCGGCGGCGCTCCACGCCTTCCTCGTGCTTGACAGAGAGTTCGTTGAGCGGACTCTGGCGAGTCTCGACGAGATGGGTCGGGGACGTTGA
- a CDS encoding molybdopterin-dependent oxidoreductase, with protein MDAFDVGTNATNLSRRQFMKGSMAVAASAAALSAFGCAPSTEVKESKDAAVAVNPEEGGTWVPAACWHNCGGRCVNKVMVKEGAVVRQKTDDSHEDSPEFPQQRGCVRGKAQQQQCFGADRILYPLKRKGWKPGGGENSNGSMRGKDEWERISWDEAIELSCQEIKRISDEYGPTGFYCKSPDATINVMCGCVRGWDTTSHGTYTLGCDMIGLPPTDTGKANDRFDLPNAEYIILYSSNPTWSAAGTPTYYFIQAKEAGTKFVSVDPLYNASAQMLDADWIPVRNGTDMAFMLATAYEMLRLDEEEGDIVDWEFLDKYTVGFDADHMPADAKLNENLKDYVLGTYDGTPKTPAWAEPICGVPPEQVTEFARILGKNNKTMLLHNYGMVRCNGAEMIPQMLMALGAMGGHMGKSGHACGGNYHANCGNYGPNLVAAGNAKKPKTTNPCSTGVRQPQLYDIILEGGGEFYDVSNSYGSFHEPIPTTLGPIKGIFHVTDATLQTSLHQKAGIEAHRAVDFVLTRAQFMTTNALYSDIILPVTTEWERPGSVTTCNREFVYCYSKVTDPLGEAKTDQEIGTLLLEGMGMDPKLAFDTSETQQFFEQIAGSTIMGDGGEMEPLVTITDADIKEWGVQGEPQEGVVSLADFVANGGYQYKRTPDDGHGFIGYEDFVTDPEANPLSSASGKLEIYCQARYDLMASFEYDGIEQYKPYPTYVVPCVGFESTFKDGKIDGEKGEYPYVMYNPHYLRRSHTVFDNCPWLRETWANPVFLNRQDAEAKGVKDGDTVLISTPAGKGLRMAAVLDILMPGIVGVPHGAWVDVDEETGIDRAGSDNYLIGAEYGGMGVSGYNNQICTFEKYDGAALEADCDLPQRIVNA; from the coding sequence AGCGCTCTCCGCTTTCGGATGCGCGCCTTCGACGGAGGTCAAGGAGAGCAAAGACGCAGCAGTTGCGGTCAATCCTGAAGAGGGTGGCACGTGGGTGCCTGCCGCGTGCTGGCATAACTGCGGCGGACGCTGCGTGAACAAGGTCATGGTGAAGGAGGGAGCGGTCGTTCGCCAGAAGACCGACGATTCGCACGAGGACTCTCCCGAGTTTCCGCAGCAGCGCGGATGCGTGCGCGGCAAAGCCCAGCAGCAGCAATGCTTCGGCGCCGATCGCATTCTCTATCCGCTGAAGCGCAAAGGGTGGAAGCCTGGCGGCGGCGAGAACTCGAACGGCTCGATGCGCGGCAAGGACGAATGGGAGCGCATCAGCTGGGACGAGGCGATCGAGCTTTCCTGCCAGGAGATCAAGCGCATCAGCGACGAATACGGCCCGACGGGTTTCTATTGCAAATCGCCCGACGCCACGATCAATGTGATGTGCGGATGCGTGCGGGGTTGGGATACCACGTCGCACGGAACCTACACCCTCGGTTGCGACATGATCGGCTTGCCGCCCACCGATACCGGAAAGGCGAACGATCGCTTCGACCTTCCGAATGCGGAGTACATCATCTTGTATTCCTCGAACCCGACCTGGTCGGCGGCCGGCACGCCCACCTATTACTTCATCCAAGCGAAGGAGGCGGGCACCAAGTTCGTCAGCGTCGATCCGCTGTACAACGCATCCGCCCAGATGCTGGATGCAGATTGGATTCCGGTGCGCAACGGCACCGACATGGCGTTCATGCTCGCAACAGCGTACGAGATGCTGCGCCTCGACGAGGAAGAAGGCGATATCGTCGATTGGGAGTTCCTCGACAAGTATACTGTCGGCTTCGATGCCGACCACATGCCTGCGGACGCGAAGCTGAACGAGAACTTGAAAGACTACGTGTTGGGAACGTACGACGGTACGCCTAAAACACCTGCATGGGCCGAGCCTATCTGCGGCGTTCCGCCCGAGCAGGTCACGGAGTTCGCTCGCATCCTCGGAAAGAACAACAAGACCATGCTCCTGCACAATTACGGCATGGTGCGCTGTAACGGAGCCGAGATGATCCCGCAAATGCTGATGGCGTTGGGGGCCATGGGCGGCCATATGGGCAAATCGGGCCATGCGTGCGGCGGCAACTATCACGCGAACTGCGGCAACTACGGCCCCAATCTTGTTGCTGCCGGAAACGCCAAGAAGCCGAAGACGACGAACCCCTGCTCGACAGGCGTCCGCCAGCCTCAGCTGTACGACATCATCCTCGAAGGCGGCGGAGAGTTCTACGACGTGTCGAACTCGTACGGCAGCTTCCACGAGCCTATCCCCACCACGCTCGGCCCCATCAAGGGCATCTTCCATGTGACGGATGCGACGCTGCAGACGTCTCTTCACCAGAAAGCCGGCATCGAGGCGCATCGCGCGGTGGACTTCGTGCTGACCCGCGCTCAATTCATGACGACGAACGCCCTGTACTCCGACATCATCCTTCCGGTCACGACCGAATGGGAGCGTCCGGGCAGCGTGACGACGTGCAATCGCGAGTTCGTGTATTGCTACTCCAAGGTGACCGATCCGCTCGGCGAGGCCAAAACGGATCAGGAGATAGGCACGCTGCTGCTTGAGGGCATGGGCATGGATCCGAAGCTCGCTTTCGATACGTCGGAAACCCAGCAGTTCTTCGAGCAGATCGCCGGCAGCACCATCATGGGGGACGGCGGCGAAATGGAGCCGCTGGTAACCATTACCGACGCCGACATCAAGGAATGGGGCGTTCAGGGCGAGCCTCAAGAAGGCGTCGTCTCCCTCGCTGATTTCGTGGCGAACGGCGGGTACCAGTACAAGCGCACCCCTGATGACGGTCATGGCTTCATCGGTTACGAGGACTTCGTGACCGATCCTGAGGCCAACCCTCTCTCGAGCGCAAGCGGAAAGCTCGAGATTTACTGTCAGGCCCGCTACGACCTCATGGCGTCCTTTGAGTACGACGGCATCGAGCAGTACAAGCCCTACCCGACGTACGTCGTTCCCTGCGTCGGCTTCGAATCGACGTTCAAGGACGGCAAGATCGACGGCGAAAAGGGCGAGTATCCGTACGTCATGTACAATCCGCACTATCTGCGTCGCTCCCATACGGTGTTCGACAACTGCCCCTGGCTGCGCGAGACGTGGGCGAACCCCGTGTTCCTCAATCGCCAGGATGCGGAGGCGAAGGGCGTCAAGGATGGAGATACGGTTCTCATCAGCACGCCGGCCGGCAAGGGTCTGCGTATGGCCGCCGTGCTCGACATCCTCATGCCGGGCATCGTGGGCGTGCCTCACGGCGCGTGGGTGGATGTCGACGAGGAGACCGGCATCGACCGCGCCGGCTCCGACAACTACCTGATCGGCGCCGAGTATGGCGGTATGGGCGTTTCGGGGTACAACAATCAGATATGCACGTTCGAGAAATACGATGGTGCAGCGCTCGAGGCCGACTGCGACCTGCCGCAGCGCATCGTGAACGCATAA
- a CDS encoding TorD/DmsD family molecular chaperone, with translation MEDPRDATVTVLRQRMLALMLFRHAYAEEPDETLLELLASEPAVASIEAFAVDGHHELDRLAQTMRSLSQNNDAAQTLAALRREYTTLFIGPEKIVAPFWESVYLDPRELLFLESTTDVRKRYEAEGYRIDVETREAEDGIVYELDFLAHLADRSLEALRRDDRQEFGRLVEVQRSFENDHLLTWLPLFAERAKGARTDYLYPTLCAAVAAFIAVDAALLDELAETLSVNDA, from the coding sequence ATGGAAGACCCTCGAGATGCAACCGTAACGGTCCTGCGCCAACGCATGCTCGCCCTCATGTTGTTCCGGCACGCATACGCCGAAGAGCCGGACGAGACGCTCCTGGAGCTGCTCGCGAGCGAGCCGGCCGTCGCGTCGATCGAAGCGTTCGCCGTCGACGGGCATCACGAGCTTGATCGTCTTGCGCAGACGATGCGCTCCCTCTCGCAAAACAACGATGCGGCGCAAACCCTCGCCGCCCTGCGCCGCGAATACACGACGCTGTTCATCGGGCCGGAAAAGATCGTCGCGCCCTTCTGGGAATCGGTGTACCTCGACCCGCGCGAGCTGCTCTTCCTCGAAAGCACGACCGACGTGCGCAAGCGCTACGAAGCCGAAGGCTATCGCATCGACGTCGAAACGCGCGAAGCGGAGGACGGCATCGTGTACGAACTCGACTTCCTGGCGCACCTCGCCGATCGATCGCTCGAGGCCTTGCGCCGTGACGATCGACAGGAGTTCGGCCGCCTGGTCGAGGTGCAGCGCTCGTTCGAGAACGACCACCTGCTCACGTGGCTTCCGCTGTTCGCCGAGCGCGCGAAAGGCGCCCGCACGGACTACCTGTATCCGACGCTGTGCGCAGCCGTCGCCGCGTTCATCGCCGTCGACGCGGCCCTGCTCGATGAGCTCGCGGAGACGCTCTCGGTAAACGACGCTTAG
- a CDS encoding radical SAM protein — MNLEEYRAAFDEVRADFEEGVARFGLPFESAEEQPRAARALAPCEHCDNGAASLWSGWISPACIACRTGEETATFFISLKCTRQCYFCFNVNQEDYAYHRAHERDIASELRAAHAAGARFRHLAVTGGEPCLHPDALLAFVRCAKELYPGVHVRVYTSGDLLSDELLDELRDAGLDEIRFSVKQEEGAASREETLGRIAAAVARIPYTMVEMPVIPGTLGEMKELLVSLDRIGVRGINLLEFCFPLANAEAFEERGFTLRRNPYVIPYNYWYAGGLPVSGSEASCLELLRFASDRSLTMGVHYCSLDNKLTGQIYQQNKLFLIDDEFSASHAWLSFDGEDYFLKCAKVFGDDVETVLDLLPAGRWLSDEDASSLAFPLALAATVAKRAPAVEIGVSFNVLEPDENGLPRVREVALERLR; from the coding sequence TTGAACCTGGAGGAGTATAGGGCGGCATTCGACGAAGTGCGCGCCGATTTCGAAGAGGGAGTAGCGCGCTTCGGGCTGCCGTTCGAAAGCGCGGAAGAGCAGCCGAGGGCCGCACGCGCCCTTGCGCCATGCGAGCATTGCGACAACGGTGCCGCGAGCTTGTGGAGCGGTTGGATATCGCCCGCTTGCATTGCCTGCCGTACGGGCGAGGAGACGGCGACGTTCTTCATATCGCTCAAATGCACGCGGCAGTGCTACTTCTGCTTCAACGTGAACCAGGAGGACTACGCATACCATCGCGCGCACGAGCGGGACATCGCCTCCGAGCTGCGGGCGGCCCATGCGGCGGGCGCGCGCTTCCGCCACCTCGCCGTCACCGGCGGCGAGCCGTGCCTCCATCCCGATGCGTTGCTGGCGTTCGTGCGCTGTGCGAAGGAGCTGTATCCGGGCGTGCACGTGCGTGTGTACACGAGCGGCGACTTGCTGAGCGACGAACTGCTCGACGAGCTGCGCGACGCCGGCCTCGACGAGATCCGGTTCAGCGTGAAGCAGGAGGAGGGCGCGGCGTCTCGTGAGGAGACACTCGGCCGCATTGCTGCCGCGGTCGCGCGCATTCCCTACACGATGGTCGAGATGCCGGTGATCCCCGGTACGCTCGGCGAGATGAAGGAGCTGCTGGTCAGCCTCGATCGGATTGGCGTACGCGGTATCAACCTCCTGGAGTTCTGCTTCCCGCTCGCCAACGCCGAGGCGTTCGAGGAGCGCGGGTTCACGCTGCGCCGCAATCCGTACGTCATCCCTTACAACTACTGGTATGCGGGCGGCCTTCCGGTTTCCGGAAGCGAGGCGTCGTGCCTCGAGCTGCTGCGCTTCGCTTCCGACCGCTCGCTGACCATGGGCGTGCATTATTGCTCGCTCGACAACAAGCTGACGGGGCAGATATACCAGCAGAACAAGCTTTTCCTGATCGATGACGAGTTCTCCGCCTCGCATGCGTGGCTCTCGTTCGATGGAGAAGACTATTTCCTGAAGTGCGCCAAGGTGTTCGGCGACGACGTGGAAACGGTTCTGGACCTTCTGCCCGCCGGCCGATGGCTTTCGGACGAGGACGCTTCCTCCCTCGCGTTTCCGCTCGCGTTGGCGGCGACCGTGGCGAAGCGAGCCCCCGCAGTCGAGATCGGCGTGAGCTTCAACGTGCTCGAGCCCGACGAGAACGGCCTTCCGCGCGTACGCGAGGTGGCCCTGGAACGTTTGCGCTAA
- a CDS encoding 4Fe-4S dicluster domain-containing protein, whose product MAIGYYFDMTRCTGCRACQVACKDKNRLDVGTIYRHAKTFSVGKFPSVTAYSYSASCNHCESPACFSACPTGAIEKREDGAVVIDREACSGDGSCTKACPYGIPQILPDGKAGKCDSCYLIREAGGQPACVAACPNRALDFGEYDDLVKTYGSDCVSEIAILPSADTTKPSLLISAKEAATETGFVDVNW is encoded by the coding sequence ATGGCTATTGGATATTATTTCGATATGACGAGGTGCACCGGATGCCGTGCATGCCAGGTGGCATGCAAGGACAAGAATCGCTTGGATGTCGGAACCATATACCGGCATGCGAAGACGTTCTCGGTGGGGAAGTTTCCGAGCGTGACCGCGTACAGCTACTCGGCAAGCTGCAACCACTGCGAATCGCCGGCATGCTTTTCGGCGTGTCCGACGGGGGCCATCGAGAAGCGGGAAGACGGTGCGGTCGTCATCGATCGGGAGGCGTGTTCAGGAGACGGTTCATGCACGAAGGCGTGCCCGTACGGCATTCCTCAGATTCTTCCGGACGGCAAAGCGGGCAAATGCGATAGCTGCTATCTGATTCGCGAAGCTGGGGGACAGCCTGCGTGCGTCGCTGCGTGCCCGAACCGAGCGCTCGATTTCGGAGAGTACGACGATCTGGTGAAAACGTACGGGTCGGACTGCGTCAGCGAGATCGCGATCCTTCCGAGTGCGGACACCACGAAACCGAGCTTGTTGATCAGCGCCAAGGAGGCGGCGACCGAGACGGGTTTCGTCGACGTTAACTGGTAA